A single genomic interval of Psychroserpens sp. NJDZ02 harbors:
- a CDS encoding PUR family DNA/RNA-binding protein, with product MHNNEMMEKEEIFSKVLRAGRRTYFFDVRATKADDYYLTITESKKFTNDDGSFHYKKHKIYLYKEDFSEFNEILKEMTDYIINEKGDEVISERHQKDFKKEYDTPKPDVVKEVASTETTNDTATAESRFTDVDFDDI from the coding sequence ATGCATAATAACGAGATGATGGAGAAGGAAGAGATTTTTTCGAAAGTATTAAGAGCGGGAAGACGAACTTACTTCTTTGATGTAAGAGCGACAAAAGCAGATGATTATTACTTAACGATTACAGAAAGTAAAAAGTTTACAAATGATGATGGATCATTTCATTATAAAAAACATAAAATCTATTTATACAAAGAAGATTTTAGCGAATTTAATGAAATCTTAAAAGAAATGACAGATTATATCATCAACGAAAAAGGAGATGAAGTGATTAGTGAGCGTCACCAAAAAGATTTCAAAAAAGAATACGATACACCAAAACCAGACGTAGTTAAAGAAGTAGCGTCTACTGAAACAACCAATGATACAGCAACTGCTGAAAGTAGATTTACAGATGTAGATTTTGATGATATCTAA
- a CDS encoding tRNA-binding protein, with amino-acid sequence MSDTIQFEDFTKVDLRIGTIIEVNDFPEARKPAYQLTIDFGGLGIKKTSAQITTLYKKEELLNRQIVAVVNFPRKQIAKFMSECLVLGAVSGKDVILLNPESNVPNGTVVS; translated from the coding sequence ATGAGTGATACTATCCAATTTGAGGACTTTACCAAAGTAGATTTACGTATTGGTACAATTATAGAAGTTAATGATTTTCCTGAAGCTAGAAAGCCTGCCTATCAGTTAACGATTGATTTTGGAGGTTTGGGAATAAAAAAAACAAGTGCACAAATAACAACGTTATATAAAAAGGAAGAATTATTGAATAGGCAAATTGTTGCCGTAGTAAATTTTCCTAGAAAACAGATTGCTAAATTTATGAGCGAGTGTCTTGTGCTTGGAGCAGTTAGCGGAAAAGATGTTATATTACTTAACCCTGAGAGTAACGTGCCTAATGGTACTGTTGTGTCGTAA
- a CDS encoding OsmC family protein, which translates to MNYSMKATSTAKNNASIQIKNTEINFGTTKDSADTLANPAELFLSSFSACILKNVERFSDLMHFEYNTAEITVNAIRLEKPPRMDQINYELIVYSQDETLNINLLKKNIEKFGTIYNTVSQCCTIVGDVKKIVD; encoded by the coding sequence ATGAACTATTCAATGAAAGCAACTTCAACTGCAAAAAATAATGCGTCTATACAGATTAAAAACACTGAGATTAACTTTGGAACAACAAAAGATTCTGCTGATACGTTAGCCAATCCGGCTGAGTTGTTTCTAAGTTCATTTTCAGCATGTATTCTTAAAAATGTAGAACGTTTCTCTGACCTAATGCACTTTGAATACAATACAGCTGAAATCACAGTAAATGCCATTCGTTTAGAAAAACCACCAAGAATGGATCAAATTAATTATGAGTTAATAGTATATAGTCAAGACGAAACTTTAAATATTAATTTACTTAAAAAAAATATTGAAAAATTTGGTACCATATACAACACGGTTAGTCAATGCTGCACGATAGTCGGTGACGTTAAAAAAATAGTTGACTAA
- a CDS encoding YfiT family bacillithiol transferase — MTDQELESLKYPIGLFDCPTMITAATIEAWISILEHFPNRLEQLVSNLSDKQLDTAYRPDGWTVRQVVHHVADSHHHSYIRFKWAMTEDNPLIKAYDENTWAAQHDYNQPITISLLHIKAVHAKLVYYLKGLSIEQLQRTFIHPESQETVALNKNVGIYAWHSNHHYAHIEALVKREGWA; from the coding sequence ATGACAGACCAAGAATTAGAATCATTAAAGTATCCAATAGGGCTATTTGATTGTCCAACAATGATAACTGCTGCGACTATTGAGGCATGGATTTCTATCTTAGAACATTTCCCTAATCGTTTAGAACAATTGGTAAGTAATCTGTCAGATAAACAATTAGATACTGCTTACAGACCGGATGGTTGGACCGTGAGGCAAGTTGTGCATCATGTGGCCGATAGTCATCATCATAGTTACATTCGTTTCAAGTGGGCTATGACGGAAGATAATCCGCTTATAAAAGCTTACGACGAAAATACTTGGGCTGCGCAACATGATTACAATCAACCAATAACTATATCTTTATTACATATTAAAGCAGTACACGCTAAGCTGGTTTATTATTTAAAAGGATTAAGTATCGAGCAGTTGCAACGGACGTTTATTCACCCAGAGAGTCAGGAGACGGTAGCTTTAAATAAAAATGTAGGTATCTATGCTTGGCATAGTAATCACCATTATGCGCATATTGAAGCTTTAGTCAAACGTGAAGGTTGGGCTTAA
- a CDS encoding peptidylprolyl isomerase, whose product MQDGLYAKFNTNKGEILVALEFEKTPGTVGNFVALAEGNMENSVKPQGTPYYDGLKFHRVIDNFMVQGGCPQGTGTGNPGYKFDDEFHPDLKHSGPGILSMANSGPGTNGSQFFITHVATDWLDGNHTVFGNVVKGQDVVDAIGQDDHIDTLEIVRVGADAEKFNAIEAFRTFEGAREKRVAAEREAKSAELDKLAAGFEETSSGLRYQIIQKGSGKKAEKGNQVSVHYKGQLADGTVFDSSYKRNQPLDFQVGVGQVISGWDEGIQLLHVGDKARFVIPSDLGYGSRGAGGAIPPDAVLIFDVELVAVN is encoded by the coding sequence ATGCAAGACGGTTTATACGCAAAATTTAATACGAATAAAGGCGAAATTTTAGTCGCTTTAGAATTTGAAAAGACTCCTGGAACAGTTGGTAACTTTGTTGCTTTAGCAGAAGGGAATATGGAGAACTCTGTAAAACCTCAAGGAACACCTTACTATGATGGTTTAAAATTTCACAGAGTAATAGATAATTTTATGGTACAAGGTGGTTGTCCACAAGGTACCGGAACTGGAAATCCAGGATATAAGTTTGATGACGAGTTTCATCCTGATTTAAAACACAGTGGACCTGGTATTTTAAGTATGGCTAACTCTGGACCTGGTACTAACGGAAGTCAGTTTTTTATTACACACGTTGCTACAGATTGGTTAGATGGTAATCATACCGTTTTTGGAAATGTTGTCAAAGGACAAGACGTTGTTGATGCTATTGGACAAGATGACCATATTGATACTTTAGAAATAGTTAGAGTTGGTGCTGATGCAGAAAAATTTAATGCTATTGAAGCGTTTAGAACATTTGAAGGTGCAAGAGAAAAACGTGTGGCTGCAGAGCGTGAAGCTAAAAGTGCAGAATTAGATAAATTAGCAGCAGGTTTTGAAGAAACATCAAGTGGTTTACGTTACCAAATTATCCAAAAAGGATCTGGTAAAAAAGCAGAAAAAGGAAATCAAGTTTCTGTACATTATAAAGGACAATTAGCAGACGGAACTGTTTTTGATAGTTCTTATAAACGTAATCAACCTTTAGATTTTCAAGTAGGAGTAGGTCAAGTTATTTCTGGTTGGGATGAAGGTATTCAGTTATTACATGTTGGTGATAAAGCCCGTTTTGTAATACCTTCAGACTTAGGTTACGGATCAAGAGGAGCAGGCGGAGCAATTCCACCAGATGCTGTACTTATTTTTGACGTAGAGTTAGTTGCAGTAAACTAA
- a CDS encoding ATP-dependent DNA helicase RecQ, translating to MKSDLHTALKKYFGFDEFKGLQEQVIQSITKQENTFVIMPTGGGKSLCYQLPALMQEGTAIVVSPLIALMKNQVDAIRGISDQHGVAHVLNSSLNKTEVKQVKEDITNGITKLLYVAPESLTKEENVEFLRTVKISFMAVDEAHCISEWGHDFRPEYRNLRSIIRRIGDDIPIIGLTATATPKVQEDILKNLGMNDANTFKASFNRPNLYYEIRPKTKTVDADIIRFVKQNEGKSGIIYCLSRKRVEELAQVLQVNGVKAVPYHAGLDAKKRSNHQDMFLMEDIDVVVATIAFGMGIDKPDVRFVIHHDIPKSIESYYQETGRAGRDGGEGHCLAYYAYKDIEKLEKFMSGKPVAEQEIGQALLQEVVAFAETSISRRKFILHYFGEAFDNATGEGGEMDDNMRHPKEKQEAKEDVKLLLEIVDATNEKYKAKDLVSVITGKTNALISSHKTDTQPFFGKGKDKDKSYWMALTRQALVAVFLKKDIETYGVIKITEKGHAYIKKPESFMMTKDHQFGDATDNSIITAQSGTGAVVDEALMSMLKDLRKSNAKKLGVPPFVIFQDPSLEDMALKYPVSVVELSNVHGVGEGKAKKYGKDFVNLIAQYVEDNDITRPDDLVVKSTGSNSALKLYIIQNVDRKLPLTDISSAKGMEMNAFIKEMEAIVFSGTKLNIDYWINDILDEDQQEEIHDYFMESETDKIDVAIDEFDGDYDDEELRLYRIKFISEVAN from the coding sequence GTGAAAAGCGATTTGCATACTGCACTAAAAAAATATTTTGGGTTTGACGAGTTTAAAGGACTCCAAGAACAGGTTATACAAAGTATTACAAAACAAGAAAATACATTTGTGATCATGCCAACGGGTGGTGGTAAAAGTTTATGCTACCAATTACCGGCGTTAATGCAAGAGGGTACTGCTATTGTAGTGTCACCTTTAATTGCACTAATGAAAAATCAGGTGGATGCCATTCGTGGTATCTCTGATCAACATGGTGTTGCACATGTATTAAATTCATCTTTAAACAAGACAGAAGTTAAACAAGTTAAAGAGGATATTACCAACGGTATTACTAAACTGTTGTACGTCGCTCCAGAATCTTTAACTAAAGAAGAGAACGTTGAATTTTTACGAACCGTAAAAATCTCTTTCATGGCAGTGGACGAAGCCCATTGTATAAGTGAATGGGGACATGATTTTAGACCAGAATACCGTAACCTAAGATCTATTATAAGGCGTATAGGGGATGATATCCCTATAATTGGATTAACAGCAACTGCGACACCTAAAGTTCAAGAAGATATCTTGAAAAACTTAGGGATGAATGATGCCAATACGTTTAAAGCGTCTTTTAATAGACCCAATTTATATTACGAAATACGTCCAAAAACCAAAACCGTAGATGCTGATATTATCCGTTTTGTAAAGCAAAACGAAGGTAAATCAGGTATTATCTATTGTTTAAGTAGAAAGCGTGTGGAAGAGTTAGCACAGGTCTTACAGGTTAATGGTGTAAAAGCTGTGCCTTATCATGCGGGATTAGATGCTAAAAAACGCTCTAACCATCAAGACATGTTTTTGATGGAAGATATTGATGTTGTTGTGGCTACCATTGCTTTTGGAATGGGAATTGACAAACCAGATGTGCGTTTTGTAATTCACCATGACATTCCTAAAAGTATAGAAAGTTATTATCAGGAAACTGGTCGTGCTGGACGTGATGGAGGAGAGGGACATTGTTTAGCATACTACGCGTACAAGGATATCGAAAAACTAGAAAAATTTATGTCGGGTAAACCGGTAGCGGAGCAAGAAATTGGTCAGGCGTTACTGCAAGAGGTGGTCGCTTTCGCGGAAACTTCAATATCAAGACGTAAATTTATACTACATTATTTTGGAGAAGCTTTTGATAATGCTACAGGCGAAGGTGGAGAAATGGACGATAATATGCGTCATCCAAAAGAAAAGCAAGAAGCAAAAGAGGATGTTAAATTACTCTTAGAAATAGTGGATGCTACTAACGAAAAATATAAAGCAAAAGATCTTGTAAGTGTTATTACAGGAAAAACCAATGCTTTAATTTCTTCTCATAAAACAGATACACAACCCTTTTTTGGTAAAGGAAAAGATAAAGATAAGTCGTATTGGATGGCTTTAACACGCCAAGCGTTAGTCGCTGTGTTCTTAAAAAAGGATATAGAAACTTATGGAGTTATTAAAATAACAGAAAAAGGACACGCGTATATTAAAAAGCCAGAATCTTTTATGATGACTAAAGATCACCAATTTGGTGATGCTACAGACAACTCTATTATCACAGCACAAAGTGGTACTGGAGCAGTTGTAGACGAGGCACTAATGTCGATGCTTAAAGATTTAAGAAAATCTAATGCTAAAAAATTAGGAGTGCCCCCTTTTGTTATCTTTCAGGACCCTTCTTTAGAAGATATGGCGTTAAAATATCCCGTGTCTGTAGTAGAATTATCTAATGTACATGGTGTAGGAGAAGGTAAAGCTAAAAAATACGGTAAGGATTTTGTTAATTTAATTGCACAATATGTCGAAGATAATGACATTACAAGACCGGATGATTTAGTAGTTAAATCTACAGGTAGTAACTCCGCGCTTAAATTATATATCATACAAAACGTAGATAGAAAATTACCTTTAACAGATATCTCTTCCGCTAAAGGTATGGAAATGAATGCTTTTATAAAAGAAATGGAAGCGATTGTCTTTTCTGGGACAAAACTAAATATTGATTATTGGATTAATGATATTTTAGATGAAGACCAACAGGAAGAAATTCATGATTATTTTATGGAATCAGAAACCGATAAGATAGATGTTGCGATAGACGAGTTTGATGGTGATTATGATGATGAAGAATTACGTTTGTATCGTATTAAATTTATAAGCGAAGTCGCAAACTAA
- a CDS encoding SIS domain-containing protein — MKTKASIISSAKETIKLEGQSILNLSNLIDNDFAEAVELIYNSKGRVIITGIGKSAIIATKIVATLNSTGTPAVFMHAADAIHGDLGLILHDDVVICISKSGNTPEIKVLVPLIKNAKNKMIAITGNKDSFLGQQADFVLNAFVEKEACPNNLAPTTSTTAQLVLGDALAVSLLEIRGFSSTDFAKYHPGGALGKKLYLRVHDISSVNQKPEVTLDTNIKQVIIEISEKMLGVTAVTENNKIVGIITDGDLRRMLSKVDNFTSLTAKDIMSPNPKRIEEQAMAIDAMEVIETYGISQLLVENDGKYAGVVHVHDLIREGIL, encoded by the coding sequence TTGAAAACAAAAGCGTCCATTATTAGTAGTGCCAAAGAAACTATTAAATTAGAAGGACAGTCTATATTAAATCTGTCTAATTTAATTGATAATGACTTTGCTGAAGCAGTAGAATTAATTTATAATTCTAAAGGTCGTGTCATAATTACAGGTATTGGAAAAAGTGCCATAATAGCAACAAAGATAGTAGCTACGCTAAACTCGACAGGAACTCCTGCGGTATTTATGCACGCTGCAGATGCGATACATGGTGACTTAGGATTGATACTCCATGACGACGTTGTCATCTGTATTTCTAAAAGCGGAAATACACCCGAAATTAAAGTTTTAGTCCCTTTAATAAAAAATGCAAAAAATAAAATGATTGCCATAACTGGTAATAAAGATTCGTTTTTAGGCCAACAAGCCGATTTTGTTTTAAATGCATTTGTAGAAAAAGAAGCCTGTCCAAATAACCTAGCCCCGACCACTAGTACGACCGCGCAATTAGTTTTAGGAGATGCATTGGCTGTCAGCTTATTAGAAATCAGAGGGTTTTCTAGTACAGATTTCGCTAAATACCATCCAGGTGGCGCTTTAGGAAAAAAATTATATTTAAGAGTACATGATATTTCTTCTGTTAATCAAAAACCAGAAGTTACTTTAGACACGAACATCAAACAGGTTATTATTGAAATTTCCGAAAAAATGTTGGGTGTCACTGCCGTTACAGAAAACAATAAAATTGTAGGTATTATTACAGATGGTGATTTACGTCGTATGTTAAGTAAAGTGGATAATTTTACTAGCTTAACGGCGAAGGATATTATGAGTCCAAATCCTAAACGTATTGAAGAACAAGCTATGGCTATTGATGCTATGGAAGTTATTGAAACGTACGGTATATCTCAATTATTAGTAGAAAATGATGGTAAATACGCAGGTGTTGTGCACGTCCATGATTTAATTAGAGAAGGTATTTTATAA
- the tatC gene encoding twin-arginine translocase subunit TatC — translation MAKKNVNEMSFLDHLEDLRWHLIRIVSAVVLCGLVAFCFPSILFDSILFAPQKMDFPTYQSLCEMSQFFGFDNISFCADSFPFIIQNREMAGQFSIHIWTSIYAGFIVAFPYVIYQLWKFISPGLTSKERRTSTGFIVISSLLFFMGVLFGYYIITPLSINFLGTYSVSAEVSNEIDISSYIGLIRASVLASGIIFELPILIYFLTKVGLVTPQFLKKYRKFALVIVLILSAVITPPDVASQIIVAIPVLVLYEVSIHISRMVVKKENKKEKKDVRTS, via the coding sequence ATGGCGAAAAAAAATGTAAATGAGATGTCCTTTTTAGATCATCTTGAAGATTTAAGGTGGCATTTAATTAGGATTGTATCTGCTGTTGTTCTTTGTGGATTGGTAGCGTTCTGTTTTCCAAGTATTTTGTTTGACAGCATTTTATTTGCACCCCAGAAAATGGATTTTCCAACGTACCAATCGTTGTGTGAAATGTCTCAATTTTTCGGATTCGATAACATTAGCTTTTGTGCCGACTCATTTCCGTTTATTATCCAAAACCGTGAAATGGCGGGGCAATTTTCCATACATATATGGACCTCCATATATGCCGGATTTATTGTAGCCTTCCCCTATGTCATTTATCAATTATGGAAATTTATTAGTCCTGGATTAACCTCTAAAGAAAGAAGAACATCCACTGGTTTTATTGTAATATCTTCCCTCTTGTTTTTTATGGGCGTGTTATTTGGATATTATATTATAACCCCGTTATCTATCAACTTTTTAGGAACATACTCTGTAAGTGCAGAAGTATCAAACGAAATTGACATCTCCTCTTATATTGGTTTAATCAGAGCCTCTGTATTAGCGTCTGGTATTATTTTTGAGTTACCCATATTAATATACTTTTTAACAAAAGTAGGTCTGGTTACCCCTCAATTTTTAAAAAAATATCGAAAATTCGCATTAGTTATTGTCTTAATTTTGTCGGCAGTAATTACACCTCCGGATGTAGCAAGTCAAATTATTGTAGCGATTCCTGTACTAGTTCTATATGAAGTTAGTATCCATATCTCTAGAATGGTAGTAAAAAAAGAAAATAAAAAAGAAAAAAAAGATGTCAGAACCAGTTAA
- a CDS encoding carboxymuconolactone decarboxylase family protein, translated as MSEPVKEFNDYREKMNDKILGDNNKIIKRIFNLDTNAFSEGTLDVKTKELLGLVASTVLRCDDCIKYHLESSYKHGLTKEQVMETLSIATLVGGTIVIPHLRRAYEFWEALEAQDVVQQG; from the coding sequence ATGTCAGAACCAGTTAAAGAATTTAACGACTATCGCGAAAAAATGAATGATAAAATTCTAGGCGATAATAATAAAATAATCAAGCGTATTTTTAACCTTGATACCAATGCCTTTTCAGAAGGGACTTTGGATGTTAAAACGAAAGAGTTATTAGGACTTGTAGCCTCTACAGTATTACGTTGCGATGACTGTATTAAATACCATTTAGAATCTAGTTACAAACATGGTCTAACCAAAGAGCAAGTTATGGAAACCTTAAGTATTGCCACATTAGTTGGTGGTACAATAGTCATACCACACTTAAGACGCGCTTACGAGTTTTGGGAAGCTTTAGAAGCTCAAGATGTTGTACAACAAGGTTAA
- the lptB gene encoding LPS export ABC transporter ATP-binding protein, whose translation MKLRAEHLMKSYNGRKVVKDVSLEVSQGEIVGLLGPNGAGKTTSFYMTVGLVKPNAGNIYLDDTNITNYPMYKRAQNGIGYLAQEASVFRKLSIEDNILSVLQMTKLTKKEQLHRMESLIEEFSLEHIRKSRGDLLSGGERRRTEIARALATNPSFILLDEPFAGVDPVAVEDIQRIVAQLTKKNIGILITDHNVQETLAITDRTYLMFEGSILKAGEPEELANDEMVRKVYLGQNFELRKKKIRD comes from the coding sequence ATGAAGCTTAGAGCCGAACATTTAATGAAGTCCTACAACGGACGTAAAGTAGTAAAAGACGTATCGCTTGAGGTTAGTCAAGGTGAAATTGTTGGGCTTTTAGGCCCTAATGGTGCTGGAAAGACCACCTCTTTTTATATGACGGTTGGTTTAGTAAAACCAAATGCTGGTAATATCTATTTAGATGACACCAACATTACTAACTATCCTATGTACAAACGTGCTCAAAACGGTATTGGTTACTTAGCACAAGAAGCTTCGGTGTTTAGAAAACTTAGTATTGAAGACAATATTTTAAGTGTTTTACAAATGACCAAACTAACCAAAAAGGAACAATTGCACCGCATGGAATCCTTGATTGAAGAGTTTAGTTTAGAGCATATCAGAAAAAGCAGAGGGGATTTATTATCAGGAGGAGAACGTCGTCGTACAGAGATTGCACGTGCCTTAGCGACCAATCCTAGTTTTATTTTATTGGATGAACCTTTTGCAGGAGTAGATCCTGTAGCTGTAGAAGACATACAACGTATTGTAGCGCAATTAACCAAAAAGAACATTGGTATACTTATTACCGATCACAATGTTCAAGAAACCTTAGCAATTACAGACCGTACCTATTTAATGTTTGAAGGAAGTATCCTTAAAGCAGGAGAACCTGAAGAACTAGCCAATGATGAAATGGTCCGAAAAGTATACTTAGGTCAGAATTTTGAATTACGTAAAAAGAAGATTAGAGATTAA
- a CDS encoding TerC family protein, whose amino-acid sequence MLEIIFTLFMLVLLQAVLGFDNLLYISLESKKAPEADQKRVRKVGILIAIVLRIILLFVLVSIIDFFKEPFSFMTGELGSVASFAFNGHSLIVLAGGGFIIYTAIKEIWHMIGAHDLDADIEGDGTRGKSANAVITSIVIMNLVFSFDSILAAIGLTSEIESSTTAFIVMAIAIVISGLLMLFLADRISSFLAKNRMYEVLGLFILFIVGIMLVTEGGHLAQLELFGNPIESMSKTTFYFVLVILIIVDVVQGRYQKKILAENAKANVRKVKEEV is encoded by the coding sequence ATGTTAGAAATTATTTTCACATTATTTATGCTTGTCTTATTACAAGCCGTTTTAGGATTTGATAACCTTTTATATATCTCTTTAGAATCAAAAAAAGCACCTGAAGCAGATCAGAAACGTGTTAGGAAAGTCGGTATTTTAATTGCTATTGTACTACGTATTATTTTATTGTTTGTCCTAGTATCAATTATTGACTTTTTTAAAGAACCTTTTTCTTTCATGACAGGCGAGTTAGGTAGTGTTGCTAGTTTTGCTTTTAATGGGCATAGTTTAATAGTACTTGCTGGAGGTGGTTTTATTATTTATACTGCTATTAAAGAAATTTGGCATATGATTGGAGCCCATGATTTAGATGCTGATATAGAAGGAGACGGGACACGTGGTAAATCTGCCAATGCCGTTATAACAAGTATTGTTATCATGAATTTAGTATTCTCTTTTGATTCTATTTTAGCAGCCATAGGATTAACTAGCGAAATTGAAAGTAGTACAACAGCATTTATAGTTATGGCAATTGCCATTGTAATTAGTGGGTTGTTAATGTTGTTTTTAGCAGACCGAATTTCTTCGTTTTTAGCTAAGAATAGAATGTATGAGGTCCTTGGGTTATTTATCTTATTTATAGTCGGGATTATGTTAGTAACAGAAGGTGGGCATTTAGCACAATTAGAGTTATTTGGAAATCCTATTGAGTCTATGAGTAAAACAACTTTTTACTTTGTATTGGTTATTTTAATTATTGTAGATGTTGTACAAGGACGCTATCAGAAGAAAATTTTAGCGGAGAATGCTAAAGCTAATGTAAGAAAAGTAAAGGAAGAGGTTTAA
- a CDS encoding CDP-alcohol phosphatidyltransferase family protein, which produces MNIKAFIPNFITLLNLFCGSVAVIFAVNNHFVFAAFFVFLGIFFDFFDGLLARKLNVQSELGLQLDSLADMVTSGLVPGIVVFKLLELASNGRAITSVDEWSETMNWSGYHFNLLPFIGLFVTLASAYRLARFNIDEDQQSYFKGLPTPANALLILSLPLILEFQNNDLINSIILNQWFLIALTVLSCYILNSPVKLFALKFKEWSFKSNAVRYIFIILSVILLIVLHFAAIPAIIILYILLSLFNNIN; this is translated from the coding sequence ATGAACATTAAAGCTTTTATACCTAACTTTATAACACTTCTTAATTTATTTTGCGGAAGTGTTGCCGTAATCTTTGCGGTTAATAACCATTTTGTGTTTGCTGCATTTTTTGTGTTTCTAGGAATTTTCTTTGACTTTTTTGATGGATTATTAGCTAGAAAATTAAATGTGCAAAGCGAACTTGGACTTCAGCTAGATAGCTTAGCAGATATGGTTACTAGTGGATTAGTGCCAGGTATTGTGGTGTTTAAATTACTGGAATTGGCAAGTAATGGTAGAGCGATTACCTCTGTTGACGAATGGTCAGAAACCATGAATTGGTCAGGTTACCATTTTAATTTACTACCATTTATTGGGTTATTTGTGACATTAGCGTCTGCTTACAGACTGGCACGTTTTAATATAGATGAAGACCAACAGAGTTACTTTAAAGGTTTACCAACACCTGCAAACGCGTTACTAATTTTATCATTGCCTTTAATTCTAGAGTTTCAGAATAACGATTTAATTAATAGTATTATACTTAATCAATGGTTTTTAATAGCCTTGACGGTATTGAGTTGCTATATCTTAAATTCGCCAGTAAAATTATTCGCCTTAAAATTTAAAGAGTGGAGTTTTAAGTCCAATGCAGTCCGTTACATCTTTATTATTTTAAGTGTTATACTTTTAATTGTATTACATTTTGCTGCTATACCGGCAATTATTATACTGTATATCTTACTATCCTTGTTTAACAATATTAATTAA
- a CDS encoding PorV/PorQ family protein, which translates to MNIGVDAAALGLSNATVARSNDVNSGYWNPAGLVHLEDNQLALMHSSYFANIANYDYAAFAMPLDEDSAFGISLIRFAVDDILDTTQLIDEQGNINYDRISLFSTADYGVTFSYARDLPIQGLSYGVNAKIIRRIIGDFASSWGFGLDAAIQFETKNNWKFGIMARDITTTFNAWTINDDEFAKVQNAVEGQNQDLPETTEITIPKLQIGIAKLYRFHYDYTLEAELDLNVRFEQNNDVISTSFASINPALGFEFGYVDMIYLRTGVGNFQNELQIDNSEDLTFQPSFGVGFKYKGIQVDYAFTDIGDQSVALYSNVFSLKLDFSVFR; encoded by the coding sequence ATGAATATAGGTGTGGATGCTGCTGCTTTAGGTTTAAGTAATGCTACAGTTGCTAGATCTAATGATGTTAATTCTGGCTATTGGAACCCTGCAGGATTAGTTCACCTAGAAGACAACCAGTTAGCCTTAATGCACTCTAGTTATTTTGCTAATATTGCAAATTATGACTACGCCGCTTTTGCGATGCCTTTAGATGAAGACAGTGCCTTCGGAATTTCTTTAATCCGTTTTGCTGTCGATGATATTTTAGACACAACACAACTTATTGACGAGCAAGGTAATATTAATTACGATCGTATTAGTTTATTCTCTACCGCAGATTATGGTGTAACGTTTTCATATGCTAGAGATCTACCTATCCAAGGATTAAGTTATGGTGTTAATGCTAAAATCATTCGACGTATTATTGGTGATTTCGCCTCAAGTTGGGGATTTGGTTTAGATGCTGCCATTCAATTTGAAACTAAAAATAATTGGAAGTTTGGTATTATGGCTCGTGATATAACGACAACCTTTAATGCTTGGACTATTAATGACGATGAATTTGCTAAAGTCCAAAATGCTGTGGAAGGTCAAAATCAAGACTTACCAGAAACAACAGAAATTACGATTCCTAAATTACAAATAGGTATTGCTAAATTATACCGCTTTCATTACGACTATACTTTGGAGGCCGAATTAGACTTAAACGTCAGATTTGAACAAAACAACGATGTGATATCAACCTCTTTTGCAAGTATCAACCCTGCTTTAGGCTTTGAATTTGGCTATGTAGATATGATTTACTTAAGAACAGGTGTTGGTAATTTTCAAAACGAATTACAGATAGACAATTCCGAAGATTTAACATTTCAGCCAAGCTTTGGTGTCGGGTTTAAATATAAAGGCATTCAAGTAGATTATGCTTTTACGGATATTGGAGACCAAAGTGTCGCACTATATTCTAATGTGTTTTCGTTAAAACTGGACTTTAGTGTTTTTAGATAA